Proteins encoded by one window of Salvia splendens isolate huo1 chromosome 5, SspV2, whole genome shotgun sequence:
- the LOC121804710 gene encoding pentatricopeptide repeat-containing protein At4g38150-like, producing the protein MSIALRTKLGSTGARLLRSLAAARSFSDQPYEPIPDRSLRNQSRIQSRPRKGDTDADFLEKFKLGLDSDSSVKENPSKSEAVDRGSDSEDANEIFKKMKETGLIPNAVAMLDGLCKDGLVQDAMKLFGLMREKGAIPEVVVYTAVVEGFCKAQKLDDAVRIFKKMESNGIVPNAFSYQVLIKGLCLGDGKRVEEAYEFSIAMLGAGHSPNLATFTGLIDGYCREKGLEEAQNVVKEMRLKGFFVEEKAVKEYLGKKGPFLPMVWEAILGKKASNKFPF; encoded by the coding sequence ATGTCGATAGCTCTTAGAACTAAACTTGGTTCCACAGGAGCTCGTCTCCTACGGAGCCTTGCCGCCGCACGGTCTTTCTCCGATCAACCTTACGAACCTATTCCCGACCGCTCCCTCAGAAATCAATCTCGAATTCAATCTCGGCCCAGGAAGGGGGATACCGATGCTGATTTTCTCGAAAAATTCAAGCTTGGACTGGACAGCGATAGTAGCGTCAAAGAAAACCCTAGCAAGAGCGAGGCAGTCGATAGAGGTAGCGACAGCGAGGATGCAAATGAGATATTCAAGAAGATGAAGGAGACGGGGCTGATCCCGAACGCGGTGGCTATGCTGGATGGGCTGTGCAAAGACGGGCTGGTCCAAGACGCGATGAAGCTGTTCGGGTTAATGCGCGAGAAGGGGGCGATTCCGGAGGTGGTGGTGTACACTGCTGTGGTGGAGGGGTTCTGCAAGGCGCAGAAGCTGGATGATGCGGTGAGGATCTTCAAGAAAATGGAGAGCAATGGAATTGTTCCTAACGCCTTCAGTTACCAGGTTTTGATTAAAGGGCTGTGCTTGGGCGATgggaagagagtggaggaggCCTATGAGTTTAGTATTGCGATGTTGGGGGCTGGTCATTCCCCCAATTTGGCTACTTTTACGGGATTGATTGATGGGTATTGCAGGGAGAAGGGTTTGGAAGAGGCTCAGAATGTTGTGAAGGAAATGAGGCTAAAGGGCTTCTTCGTGGAGGAGAAAGCGGTTAAGGAGTATTTGGGTAAGAAAGGCCCTTTCTTGCCCATGGTGTGGGAGGCAATCTTGGGGAAGAAGGCCTCCAACAAGTTTCCTTTTTGA
- the LOC121804709 gene encoding pre-rRNA-processing protein esf1-like — MSSSTRRILGLEQRKKQKKTKKKEPAMIKDERFASAQSDPRFMEAPKRHSKVTIDSRFQRIFTDRNFISSRAPVDKRGKPKPNNSSSSSSLAHYYRLHQEDVPESDAQIAKPAQSKTDIEKMRNLDEDELDDEEDEDDDDGDDGQSVDESSSTSTTDSGDDNYVDQEDEEDSLMPQEDVPEIDKETRRLAVVNLDWSQVRAVDLYVLLTSFLPKGGQILSVSVYPSEFGIKRMEEEAVSGPVGLFDDEDKHDDMDDMDDDDDDEIDQSKLRAYEISRLRYYYAVVECDSVATADYLYKTCDGVEFERSANKLDLRFIPDSMEFKHKARDVATEAPADYEGLDFQTRALQHSNIHLTWDEDEPQRAKTLKRKLNDEQIAELELKEYLASDESESDEDKNEDEVEGESEKKCNKRDKYRALIQAGDGSDEDEEDDDGRQDMEVTFSSGLEEISKRISEKKTKKAETVWEAYLRKRKEKKNASKKGSKYVSDDESSDADEEAAEEADDFFVEDDAPAEENKGSCGTRKRANENEASIAELELLTADDTNLKGYNIKPKKRKGKKGKEVVDEGKIPTVDNQDPRFAALFTSPLYAPDPTDPQYKRSAPYHRQKQNKKRDR; from the exons ATGTCATCCTCCACACGAAGGATTTTGGGATTGGAGCAGagaaagaagcagaagaaaacGAAGAAGAAGGAACCGGCAATGATTAAGGACGAGCGATTTGCTTCGGCCCAGTCAGACCCTCGCTTCATGGAAGCTCCCAAGAGGCATTCCAAGGTCACAATCGACTCTCGCTTCCAGCGCATATTTACCGACCGCAACTTCATCTCCTCTCGTGCTCCCGTAGATAAGCGTGGCAAACCCAAGCCTAAcaactcctcctcctcttcctctctcGCTCATTACTACCGCCTCCACCAAGAAGATGTCCCAGAATCAGATGCCCAAATTGCCAAACCAGCTCAATCTAAAACTGATATTGAAAAAATGAGGAATCTTGATGAGGATGAATTAGACgacgaagaagatgaagatgacgATGATGGTGATGACGGGCAGAGTGTGGACGAGTCTTCATCCACCAGTACTACTGACTCAGGTGATGACAATTATGTGGACCAAGAGGATGAAGAAGATAGCCTTATGCCGCAG GAGGATGTACCCGAAATCGACAAAGAAACACGAAGGCTAGCTGTTGTCAATCTCGACTGGAGTCAAGTCAGG GCTGTTGATTTGTATGTCTTGTTAACTTCATTTCTCCCTAAAGGGGGTCAAATTTTGTCTGTATCTGTCTATCCATCCGAGTTTGGAATCAAGCGCATGGAAGAGGAGGCAGTCAGTGGGCCTGTTGGATTATTTGATGATGAGGATAAGCATGATGATATGGATGATATggatgatgacgatgatgatgagATTGACCAAAGTAAGCTACGCGCTTATGAGATTAGCAGGCTAAG GTATTATTATGCTGTTGTAGAATGTGATTCAGTTGCAACAGCAGATTATCTCTATAAAACTTGTgatggagtagagtttgaaagATCAGCGAATAAGTTGGACTTGAGATTTATCCCAGATTCAATGGAGTTTAAGCATAAGGCACGCGATGTTGCCACTGAG GCACCGGCAGATTATGAAGGTTTAGATTTTCAAACTCGAGCGCTGCAACATAGCAACATTCATCTCACATGGGATGAAGATGAACCACAACGCGCAAAGACCTTGAAGAGAAAACTTAATGATGAGCAG ATAGCTGAGTTGGAGTTAAAAGAGTATTTGGCATCTGATGAGAGTGAATCAGATGAGGACAAGAACGAAGATGAAGTGGAAGGGGAGTCTGAAAAGAAGTGCAATAAGCGAGATAAGTACCGTGCTCTAATCCAGGCAGGGGACGGCTCAGATGAAgacgaagaagatgatgatgggCGGCAGGACATGGAGGTGACTTTTAGTTCTGGATTAGAAGAGATCAGCAAACGCATTTCTGAAAAGAAGACGAAGAAAGCAGAAACAGTTTGGGAGGCTTACCTCagaaagagaaaagagaaaaagaatgcTTCAAAGAAAGGGTCGAAATACGTTTCAGATGATGAGAGTAGTGACGCTGATGAAGAAGCTGCAGAAGAAGCAGATGACTTTTTTGTGGAAGATGATGCTCCAGCTGAGGAAAATAAGGGCAGTTGTGGGACAAGGAAGAGGGCGAATGAAAACGAAGCAAGCATAGCAGAACTGGAGCTGTTAACTGCTGACGATACCAATTTAAAGGGGTACAACATAAAACCTAAGAAGCGCAAAGGGAAGAAGGGGAAAGAAGTTGTTGACGAGGGCAAGATACCAACTGTGGATAATCAAGATCCGCGGTTTGCAGCCTTGTTCACCTCACCGCTGTATGCTCCGGACCCAACTGATCCCCAGTATAAAAG GAGTGCACCTTATCATCGGCAGAAGCAGAACAAGAAAAGGGACCGGTAG
- the LOC121802152 gene encoding deSI-like protein At4g17486: MLRKMMGRKGKTGTIPVYLNVYDLTPINGYAYWLGLGIYHSGVQVHGVEYAFGAHEHSTTGIFEVEPKHCPGFTFRKSILIARSDLGPKEVRALMENLAREYPGNAYNLISKNCNHFCNDVCLRLTSKQIPRWVNRLARLGLFCNCVLPVGMTEVKVGHVRGGEKNEAEESEKKKLTSHLSRYAPASESKPSSLSSASATPSARRRSAHSMSQRSFSSLPECISKWPVS; encoded by the exons ATGCTGCGGAAAATGATGGGGCGGAAGGGGAAGACGGGCACTATACCGGTATACCTGAACGTATACGACCTCACCCCCATCAACGGCTACGCTTACTGGCTCGGCCTCGGCATCTATCATTCTGGTGTTCAAG TTCATGGGGTTGAGTATGCATTCGGTGCTCATGAACATTCAACAACTGGGATATTCGAGGTAGAACCAAAGCATTGCCCTGGCTTCACATTTCGAAAATCAATCTTGATTGCGAGATCAGATTTGGGGCCCAAGGAGGTCCGCGCGCTCATGGAAAATCTGGCTCGAGAATACCCCGGAAATGCCTACAATCTCATTTCCAAGAATTGCAACCATTTCTGCAACGATGTGTGCCTTCGCTTGACCAGCAAACAAATCCCTAGATGGGTCAATCGCCTTGCTCGGCTTG GTTTGTTCTGCAACTGTGTTCTGCCGGTTGGGATGACTGAGGTGAAAGTAGGGCATGTTAGAGGTGGAGAGAAGAACGAGGCGGAGGAGTCGGAGAAGAAGAAGCTGACTAGTCATCTGAGTAGGTATGCGCCTGCTTCCGAATCAAAGCCATCATCATTGTCTTCAGCTTCTGCCACGCCAAGTGCCAGACGCAGAAGCGCCCATTCGATGTCGCAGCGCAGTTTTTCTTCTCTACCAGAATGCATCTCAAAGTGGCCTGTTTCATGA
- the LOC121805484 gene encoding U3 small nucleolar RNA-associated protein 18 homolog — translation MSLISQNALPKEVGKKKTREMVKDKIELVEEEVGDGDKTVVDPTRNKKRKKGRKEEDDEQLEIEEGKERKKLESFLFSNLYSPVGFGKDDDEEEAREEVDNNSALFFTDRSADSTLSVYEEDIESGDESADELNNNERKPVWVDDEEKKTSINIAKINKLRKLRKGEDESVISGEAYESRLRAQHMKMNRGTDWARPNSQPVYSSEDDDSDKESGVVVASGYERLEYADDVLRSNEDLVLNRSVKLLPGLLEYSRLSDANMKDPSQGPINSVQFHKNAQLLLVGGLDRTLKFFQVDGKKNEMIQSIFLEDCPIRKAAFLPDGSQAIISGRRKFAYSFDLIKARVDKIGPLAGRDEKSLESFEVSPDSKTIAFLGNEGCILLVSSKTKELIGTLKMNGSVRSVAFTNDGHQLLSSGGDGQIYHWDLRTRLCFHKGVDEGCLTGTALSVPPVGNLFAAGSDSGIVNIYNRDEFIGGKKKPIKVIENLTTKVDFMKFSPDAQILAISSRMKKNSMKLVHVPSLTVFSNWPPPNKTVHYPSCMDFSPHGGFMTVGNAAGKVLLYKLHHYNRA, via the coding sequence ATGAGCTTAATTTCTCAAAATGCCCTACCTAAAGAGGTAGGGAAGAAGAAAACGAGGGAGATGGTGAAAGACAAGATTGAACTTGTCGAAGAAGAGGTTGGGGATGGAGACAAAACTGTCGTAGATCCTACGAGAAAtaagaagagaaagaaagggCGAAAGGAGGAGGATGACGAGCAATTGGAAATTGAGGAGGGGAAGGAGAGAAAGAAGCTCGAAAGCTTTTTGTTTAGCAACTTATACTCACCGGTTGGGTTTGGGAAGGACGATGACGAAGAAGAAGCTAGAGAGGAGGTGGACAACAACTCTGCATTGTTCTTCACTGATAGGTCAGCAGATAGCACATTGTCTGTGTACGAAGAGGACATTGAGTCTGGAGATGAGAGTGCTGATGAACTGAATAACAATGAGAGAAAACCTGTGTGGGTTGATGATGAAGAGAAAAAGACTAGTATAAACATAGCCAAGATCAACAAACTGCGGAAGCTGAGGAAAGGAGAGGATGAAAGTGTAATTTCTGGTGAAGCGTATGAGTCAAGATTGAGAGCTCAGCATATGAAGATGAACCGAGGTACTGATTGGGCACGTCCCAATTCTCAGCCAGTGTATAGTTCTGAAGATGATGATTCTGACAAAGAAAGCGGAGTGGTGGTAGCCAGTGGTTATGAGCGTCTTGAATATGCTGATGATGTCCTCAGGTCAAACGAAGATCTTGTTCTGAACAGGAGTGTGAAACTATTACCGGGGCTTCTTGAATACTCGAGATTGTCTGACGCCAATATGAAGGACCCTTCCCAAGGTCCAATTAATTCTGTACAGTTCCACAAGAATGCACAGCTGCTCCTTGTTGGTGGGTTGGATAGAACATTGAAGTTCTTTCAAGTAGACGGGAAGAAAAATGAGATGATACAGAGCATTTTTCTGGAGGACTGTCCTATTCGAAAGGCTGCTTTCTTGCCTGATGGATCACAGGCCATCATATCAGGAAGGAGGAAGTTTGCTTATAGCTTTGACTTAATCAAAGCTCGCGTAGATAAGATAGGCCCTCTTGCTGGACGGGATGAGAAGAGCTTGGAATCGTTTGAGGTTAGCCCTGATTCTAAAACCATCGCCTTTCTAGGAAACGAAGGGTGTATTCTGTTAGTGTCATCAAAGACAAAAGAATTGATTGGTACGCTGAAGATGAATGGAAGTGTTAGATCTGTAGCATTCACTAACGATGGACATCAATTGTTGAGTTCTGGTGGGGATGGGCAGATTTATCACTGGGATCTGAGGACAAGGTTGTGCTTCCACAAGGGCGTCGATGAAGGTTGTCTGACTGGTACAGCTTTGTCTGTTCCCCCAGTTGGTAATTTATTTGCAGCAGGTTCAGACAGTGGGATTGTGAACATCTACAACAGAGATGAGTTCATAGGTGGGAAGAAAAAACCTATAAAAGTTATCGAGAACTTGACTACTAAGGTGGATTTTATGAAATTCAGTCCGGATGCACAAATTCTGGCCATCAGTTCTCGCATGAAGAAGAATAGCATGAAGCTGGTTCATGTCCCGTCCCTAACTGTTTTCTCGAACTGGCCTCCTCCTAATAAGACAGTGCACTATCCAAGCTGCATGGATTTTAGCCCTCACGGAGGTTTCATGACTGTGGGAAATGCTGCGGGAAAAGTCTTATTATACAAGTTGCATCACTATAATCGGGCTTAG
- the LOC121805077 gene encoding protein PAT1 homolog 2-like — protein sequence MERSDGKDFNHYTDFTTGSASGGAMFDASQYSFFGKDRMDEVELGGLEDDDEVVRSIGGRFSGEDELNEYHLFQKDEGSGVGSLSDIDDLATTFAKLNKVVSGPRHPGVIGDRGSGSFSRESSSATEWTRDTDFPEWFDHHMSDSECYEENKRCSSQSHLSSLFLSESKPLYRTSSYPQQQPQLLHASSEPILPPKSSFTSFPPPGSQKTSFNLSTLSSGTQSPFSAQNSSSLSNSILSWSSLPQGFQYNANMYLMSPNTSHNNQLQNHWINHAGVLHGDHSILLDNILQHQYHNGLLPPHLLSPQHPIRHHSFQPSLAQLSAFQSQMFNSAPSSSDWCKYRLTQKSKSKSKSSQKGKHSVRFSNQGSEASIHRSDSNFPQIKSKHMTADEIESILKMQHAHGNDPYVDDYYHQARLAKKSAEMRSKYRFCPSLPREQSSRSHSCTESQPHLQVDALGRVSFSSIRRPSPLLELDPPPSACGDSGSEQKIFEKPLEQEPMLAARVTIEDGFSLLLEVDDIDRLLQATQPQDGGHQLRRKRHTLLEGLAASLQLVDPLGKSANSVGPCPKDDIVFLRIVSVGKGRKLISRFLQLLLPGSELARIVCMDIFRHLRFLFGGLPADAKAAETINNLAETVSICIGSMDLNSLSACVAAVVCSSEQPPLRLIGSPAGDGASVLLKSVLERATHLLRDPLPASNLSTPNCALWQASFDAFFGLLMKYCASKYDSIVQSLISQDKLEIGSETVRAVSGEMPVEILRASVPHTDERQKKLLLNLAQQSMLVTGVSSQGGGSGGQVNPETVKG from the exons ATGGAGAGATCCGACGGCAAGGATTTCAACCACTACACCGACTTCACAACCGGCTCGGCTTCTG GTGGTGCGATGTTTGACGCGTCACAGTATTCGTTTTTCGGTAAGGATAGAATGGATGAAGTGGAATTGGGGGGTTTGGAGGATGATGACGAGGTTGTTCGTTCGATTGGGGGAAGATTTAGTGGAGAAGACGAATTGAACGAGTATCATTTGTTCCAGAAAGATGAG GGCTCAGGAGTAGGATCTTTGTCTGATATAGATGATCTGGCAACTACATTTGCAAAA TTGAACAAAGTTGTTTCGGGACCAAGACATCCTGGAGTTATTGGTGATCGAGGGTCTGGATCTTTCTCTAGAGAGA GCTCATCAGCCACAGAGTGGACGCGAGACACAGATTTTCCTGAATGGTTTGATCACCATATGTCTGACTCAGAATGCTATGAAGAAAATAAGAGATGTTCATCACAGTCCCATCTGTCCTCATTGTTTCTATCAGAATCTAAACCATTATATAGAACATCATCCTACCCTCAGCAACAGCCACAGCTGCTTCACGCTTCAAGTGAACCCATTTTGCCCCCTAAGTCATCTTTCACTTCCTTCCCTCCACCAGGTTCTCAAAAAACTTCTTTCAATTTGTCAACTCTTTCTAGTGGAACTCAGTCACCATTCTCTGCACAGAACAGCTCTTCGCTTTCTAACTCTATCCTCAGTTGGTCTAGTTTACCTCAAGGGTTCCAATATAATGCTAATATGTACCTAATGTCTCCAAATACATCTCATAATAATCAATTGCAGAACCACTGGATTAACCATGCTGGTGTTCTTCACGGAGATCATTCAATTCTCTTAGACAATATCCTGCAGCATCAGTATCATAATGGACTATTACCTCCACATTTATTATCCCCGCAGCATCCAATACGGCACCATTCTTTTCAACCATCTTTGGCCCAGTTGTCAGCCTTTCAATCTCAAATGTTTAATAGCGCTCCTTCTTCATCAGATTGGTGCAAATACAGATTGACTCAGAAGAGCAAGTCAAAGTCTAAATCATCACAGAAAGGTAAACATTCTGTGCGTTTCTCTAATCAAGGGTCTGAGGCTAGTATCCATCGGAGTGATAGTAACTTTCCACAAATAAAATCTAAGCACATGACTGCTGATGAAATAGAGAGCATACTCAAAATGCAGCATGCGCACGGCAATGACCCTTATGTAGATGATTACTACCACCAAGCTCGCCTTGCAAAGAAATCTGCTGAAATGAGGTCAAAGTATCGGTTTTGCCCATCCCTCCCACGAGAACAGTCTTCTCGATCCCATAGTTGTACTGAATCACAACCTCATCTTCAGGTTGATGCTCTTGGGAGGGTTTCTTTTTCTTCAATTCGCAGGCCTTCCCCTCTTCTTGAGCTTGACCCCCCTCCTTCTGCATGTGGAGATAGTGGTTCTGAGCAGAAAATATTCGAAAAGCCTCTGGAGCAGGAACCGATGCTTGCAGCAAGAGTAACAATTGAGGATGGGTTTTCTCTCCTTCTAGAGGTGGATGACATTGATCGTCTTTTACAAGCTACTCAACCTCAGGATGGTGGACACCAGTTAAGGCGAAAGCGCCATACCCTTTTAGAAGGATTAGCTGCCTCTCTGCAGCTAGTCGACCCACTTGGTAAAAGTGCCAATTCAGTCGGCCCATGTCCCAAGGATGATATTGTGTTCTTAAGGATAGTGTCTGTTGGCAAGGGCCGAAAACTCATTTCAAGGTTTCTTCAGCTTCTACTACCTGGTAGTGAACTTGCTCGAATAGTATGCATGGATATCTTCCGCCATCTAAGATTTCTGTTCGGGGGCCTACCAGCCGATGCAAAAGCAGCCGAGACCATCAATAACCTTGCTGAAACAGTCTCCATCTGCATTGGCAGTATGGATCTTAATTCCCTTAGTGCTTGTGTTGCTGCAGTTGTTTGTTCCTCCGAGCAGCCGCCTCTTCGTCTTATCGGTAGTCCTGCTGGAGACGGTGCCTCGGTCCTCCTAAAATCCGTTCTAGAAAGAGCTACTCATTTACTGAGAGATCCTCTGCCAGCCAGCAACTTGAGCACGCCTAACTGTGCCCTTTGGCAGGCCTCGTTCGATGCCTTCTTCGGCCTCCTGATGAAATACTGTGCCAGCAAGTATGATAGTATAGTGCAGTCCCTGATCTCCCAAGACAAGTTGGAGATCGGTTCGGAGACTGTAAGAGCCGTAAGTGGGGAGATGCCGGTAGAGATTCTACGCGCTAGTGTACCTCACACAGACGAGAGACAGAAGAAACTGTTGCTGAATTTGGCACAACAGTCGATGCTTGTCACCGGTGTTAGCTCGCAGGGTGGTGGAAGTGGTGGACAAGTGAATCCTGAAACGGTGAAAGGGTAA
- the LOC121803465 gene encoding heat shock cognate 70 kDa protein 2-like: MTHFLDGMQRSEIVKESLVMTSKKINVNLGDSVIGRNEWDNKWIFDEGLDVSVEVSEVPNVEEYGGKDDWRVIHHLSAAPLPDVAPPPTAKESQHQDTDDAGVIVGLDVTLVSNEPAIAAIAYGLDKKATSVGEKNVLIFVLGDGTFDVCLLTIERGFFEGKTTAGDTHLGGENFDNKIVFFKGQEPCKTIKPDEADASLLVSNTEIYLHREGSCSKMVSW, from the coding sequence ATGACCCATTTCCTTGATGGGATGCAAAGAAGTGAAATAGTGAAAGAATCCTTAGTGATGACATCTAAGAAGATTAATGTGAATTTGGGAGATAGTGTAATTGGAAGAAACGAGTGGGATAACAAGTGGATCTTTGATGAGGGCTTGGATGTTTCTGTTGAGGTTTCGGAAGTTCCCAATGTGGAAGAGTATGGGGGCAAAGACGATTGGCGGGTCATCCACCACCTTTCAGCAGCACCGTTGCCGGATGTTGCTCCACCACCAACAGCGAAAGAATCCCAACATCAAGACACTGACGATGCTGGAGTTATTGTTGGCCTCGATGTGACGCTTGTGAGCAACGAACCTGCTATTGCCGCCATTGCCTACGGTCTTGACAAGAAGGCAACCAGCGTCGGGGAGAAGAATGTGTTGATCTTCGTCCTTGGAGACGGTACTTTTGACGTGTGTCTTCTTACCATCGAGAGGGGTTTCTTTGAGGGGAAGACAACTGCTGGTGACACTCATCTTGGTGGTGAGAACTTCGACAACAAAATCGTGTTCTTCAAAGGGCAGGAGCCTTGCAAGACCATCAAACCCGATGAGGCTGATGCCAGTTTACTCGTATCAAATACGGAAATATACCTACACAGAGAAGGCTCGTGTAGTAAAATGGTAAGTTGGTAG